In a single window of the Mesoplodon densirostris isolate mMesDen1 chromosome 16, mMesDen1 primary haplotype, whole genome shotgun sequence genome:
- the ZC3H7A gene encoding zinc finger CCCH domain-containing protein 7A produces MSSVSEERRKRQQNIKEGLQFIQSPLSYPGTQEQYAVYLRALVRNLFNEGNDVYRECDWNSSMSQYSEALSIADYAKSEEILIPKEIIEKLYINRIACYSNMGFHDKVLEDCDTVLSLNASNCKALYRKSKALSDLGRYKEAYDAVAKCSLAVPQDEHVIKLTQELAQKLGFKIRKAYVRTELSLKTVPGDGTTKALNCSVEDIEPDLLTPRQEAVPVVSIPASSFSHQVGNELASVPIMPLTSILPLQVEESSLPSTVLANGGKIPFSMPEAFLDDGDMVLGDEIDDLLDSAPETNETVMPSALVRGPLPTASVAPSIPFSASLLGALPIGARYAPAPSFSELYPPLTSSLEDFCSSLNSFSVSESKRDLSTSTSREGTPLNNSNSSLLLMNGPGSLFASENFLGMSSHPRNDFGNFFGSAVTKPPSSVTPRHPLEGTHELRQACQICFVKSGPKLMDFTYHANIDHKCKKDILIGRIKNVEDKSWKKIRPRPTKTNYEGPYYICKDVAAEEECRYLGHCTFAYCQEEIDVWTLERKGAFSREAFFGGNGKINLTVFKLLQEHLGEFIFLCEKCFDHKPRMISKRNKDNSTSCSHPVTKHEFEDNKCLVHILRETTVKYSKIRSFHGQCQLDLCRHEVRYGCLREDECFYAHSLVELKVWILQNETGISHDAIAQESKRYWQNLEANVPGAQVLGNQIMPGSLNMKIKFVCAQCLRNGQVIEPDKNRKYCSAKARHSWTKDRRAMRVMSIERKKWMNIRPLPTKKQMPLQFDLCNHIASGKKCQYVGNCSFAHSPEEREVWTYMKENGIQDMEQFYELWLKSQKNEKSDDVASQSNKENGKQIHMPTDYAEVTVDFHCWMCGKNCNSEKQWQGHISSEKHKEKVFHTEDDQYCWQHRFPTGYFSICDRYMNGTCTEGSSCKFAHGNAELHEWEERRDALKMKLNKARKDHLIAPNDNDFGKYSFLFKDLN; encoded by the exons ATGTCCAGTGTGTccgaggagagaagaaaaaggcagcAGAACATTAAGGAAGGACTGCAGTTTATACA gTCACCGCTGTCGTATCCAGGAACACAGGAACAGTATGCG gtaTATTTACGTGCTCTTGTGAGAAATCTTTTTAACGAAGGAAATGATGTTTATCGGGAATGTGATTGGAACAGCTCTATGAGCCAATATTCAGAAGCTTTGAGTATAGCTGATTATGCAAAGTCTGAAGAAATTTTAATCCCTAAAGAAATCAttgaaaaactatatataaatcGTATTGCTTGCTATTCTAATATG GGTTTCCATGATAAAGTTTTAGAAGACTGTGATACAGTCCTCAGTTTAAATGCCAGTAACTGCAAAGCTCTCTATCGGAAATCTAAGGCTCTAAGTGATTTAGGAAGGTACAAAGAGGCTTATGACGCTGTGGCAAAGTGCTCCTTGGCAGTGCCTCAG GATGAACATGTAATAAAACTAACTCAAGAACTAGCTCAGAAATTgggatttaaaataagaaaagcatATGTTAGAACTGAG cTCTCACTAAAAACAGTTCCTGGGGATGGGACTACAAAG gCTTTGAACTGTTCTGTGGAAGATATTGAGCCAG ATTTATTAACTCCGAGGCAAGAAGCTGTTCCTGTTGTTTCTATACCTGCATCCAGTTTTTCTCACCAAGTTGGAAATGAGCTGGCCTCAGTTCCCATTATGCCCTTAACTTCTATTTTGCCACTGCAAGTGGAAGAGAGTTCTCTGCCATCAACAGTGTTGGCAAATGGAGGAAAGATCCCCTTCAGTATGCCGGAAGCGTTTTTAGATGATGGAGATATGGTCCTTGGAGATGAAATAGATGACCTCCTTGATtctgcacctgaaactaatgaaaCTGTTATG CCATCAGCCTTAGTCAGAGGCCCCCTCCCAACGGCCAGCGTCGCTCCGAGCATCCCCTTCTCAGCCTCTCTTTTGGGCGCCTTGCCCATCGGTGCGAGGTACGCGCCTGCACCCTCCTTCTCGGAGCTGTATCCGCCTTTGACTTCATCCTTAGAAGATTTCTGTTCTTCTCTAAATTCATTTTCAGTGAGCGAATCCAAACGAG atctGTCCACCTCAACTTCTAGAGAGGGAACACCGCTTAACAACAGTAATTCTTCCCTTTTACTT ATGAATGGACCAGGCAGTTTGTTTGCTTCTGAGAATTTCCTGGGAATGTCAAGTCACCCTAGGAATGACTTTGGAAACTTTTTTGGAAGTGCAGTAACTAAACCACCTTCTTCAGTGACCCCAAGACATCCCCTTGAAGGAACCCATGAACTGAGACAAGCTTGCCAGATCTGTTTCGTAAAATCAG GCCCTAAGTTAATGGATTTCACTTACCATGCTAATATAGATCATAAATGtaagaaagatattttaattgGTAGGATAAAGAATGTTGAAGATAAATCATGGAAAAAAATACGTCCAagaccaacaaaaacaaattatGAAGGACCTTATTATATATGTAAAG ATGTTGCTGCTGAGGAGGAATGTAGATATTTGGGCCACTGCACATTCGCTTATTGCCAGGAAGAGATAGATGTCTGGACGCTAGAGCGAAAGGGAGCATTCAGCAGGGAGGCTTTCTTTGGTGGCAACGGAAAGATCAACCTTACTGTGTTCAAACTTCTCCAAGAGCATCTTGGAGAATTTATATTCCTTTGTGAG AAATGTTTTGATCATAAGCCCAGAATgataagtaaaagaaacaaagataattCTACTTCTTGTTCTCATCCGGTTACAAAGCATGAGTTTGAAGACAATAA GTGCCTTGTCCACATTTTGCGAGAGACAACAGTAAAATACTCCAAAATACGTTCTTTTCATGGTCAGTGTCAGCTTGATTTATGCCGACATGAGGTGCGATATGGCTGTTTAAGGGAAGACGAGTGCTTTTATGCACATAGTCTTGTAGAATTGAAAGTCTGGATATTGCAAAATGAAACAG GTATCTCACATGACGCTATTGCCCAGGAATCTAAACGATATTGGCAAAATTTGGAAGCAAACGTACCTGGAGCTCAG gTACTTGGCAATCAAATAATGCCTGGATCTCTTAATATGAAGATAAAATTTGTATGTGCTCAGTGTCTGAGAAATGGTCAAGTTATTGAAccagacaaaaacagaaaatattgtaGTGCAAAAGCAAGGCATTC GTGGACCAAAGATCGTCGTGCGATGAGAGTGATGTCTATTGAACGTAAGAAGTGGATGAACATCCGTCCTCTCCCCACAAAGAAACAAATGCCTTTACAGTTTGAT CTGTGCAATCATATTGCTTCTGGGAAAAAATGTCAGTATGTTGGAAACTGTTCCTTTGCTCACAGTCCTGAGGAACGAGAAGTGTGGACCTACATGAAAGAGAACGGGA taCAAGATATGGAACAGTTTTATGAACTCTGGCTAAAgagccaaaaaaatgaaaaaagcgaTGATGTAGCCAGTCAGTcaaacaaagaaaatggaaaacaaattcacATGCCGACAGATTACGCGGAAGTTACT GTGGACTTCCACTGCTGGATGTGTGGGAAGAACTGTAACAGTGAGAAGCAGTGGCAGGGCCACATCTCCTCAGAGAAGCACAAGGAGAAGGTTTTCCACACTGAAGATGACCAGTACTGCTGGCAGCACCGCTTTCCAACAGGATATTTTAGTATTTGCGATAG GTATATGAATGGTACTTGCACGGAAGGAAGCAGCTGTAAATTTGCACATGGCAATGCTGAACTTCATGaatgggaagagagaagagatgcCCTAAAGATGAAGCTCAACAAAGCACGAAAAGATCACTTAATTGCCCCCAATGATAATgactttggaaaatatagtttttTGTTTAAAGATTTAAACTAA